A region of Diospyros lotus cultivar Yz01 chromosome 3, ASM1463336v1, whole genome shotgun sequence DNA encodes the following proteins:
- the LOC127797688 gene encoding uncharacterized protein LOC127797688 isoform X3, with protein sequence MAYYGISNALAILALALAFCVHGALSGGVECENLNEDSCAFAVSSSGKRCFLERSVRRSGEEAYECRTSEIDAGGKLKDWVESQQCVDDCGLERTVLGISSDSLLEADFRQKLCSPQCYGGCPNIVDLYFSLAAAEGIFLPKYCEEQGGKARRGMAEIRSSGLTVASGPIESGSADGGFVPHKLMLGPAMPPYN encoded by the exons ATGGCTTACTATGGTATCTCCAACGCCCTGGCAATCCTGGCTCTCGCACTTGCTTTCTGCGTCCATGGCGCTCTGA GCGGGGGGGTGGAATGCGAGAACCTGAATGAAGACTCGTGCGCGTTCGCCGTATCATCCTCCGGCAAACGGTGCTTTCTGGAGAGGTCCGTGAGGAGGAGCGGGGAAGAAGCGTACGAGTGCCGGACGTCGGAGATCGACGCCGGCGGCAAGCTCAAGGATTGGGTAGAGAGCCAGCAATGCGTAGACGACTGCGGGCTGGAGAGGACGGTGCTCGGCATCTCGTCGGACTCTCTTCTGGAGGCCGACTTCAGGCAGAAGCTCTGCTCGCCGCAGTGCTACGGCGGCTGCCCCAACATCGTCGACCTCTACTTCAGTCTTGCTGCTGCTGAAG GTATATTTCTTCCAAAATATTGTGAAGAGCAAGGCGGAAAGGCGAGGAGGGGAATGGCGGAGATCAGAAGCTCAGGGCTGACTGTGGCGAGTGGGCCTATTGAATCAGGAAGCGCCGACGGCGGCTTTGTCCCTCACAAGTTGATGCTTGGACCTGCAATGCCTccctataattaa